Proteins encoded by one window of Microbacterium testaceum:
- the glgB gene encoding 1,4-alpha-glucan branching protein GlgB — protein MTSLPSEILDAVAHGAHHDPHSVLGVHETGEGWVIRSRRPLAREVVAELADGTSVALEHVRGGIWEAPVAAYPGAYTVRASYDGSEHVSDDGYRHAPSVGELDLHLIAEGRHEELWRILGAHVRELDGSTGTAFTVWAPDARALRVIGDFNGWDGAGHAMRSMGGSGVWELFVPEIGVGTRYKFEILTRGGQWIEKADPMARLAEVPPATASVVTDSTYAWADDEWIDERSRTAPIDRPMSIYELHLGSWKQGLSYRDAADEIIDYVGAQGFTHVEFLPLAEHPFGGSWGYQVSGYYAPTSRFGSPDDLRYLIDRLHQAGIGVIMDWVPGHFPKDDFALARFDGEALYEHPDPRRGEHKDWGTLIFDYGRNEVRNFLVANALYWFEEFHVDGLRVDAVASMLYLDYSRNEGEWAPNQFGGRENLEAIRFLQEVNATSYKRYPGIALIAEESTSFPGVTAPTSHAGLGFGFKWNMGWMNDSLQYIGRDPMYRSHHEGELSFSFVYSFSENFVLPISHDEVVHGKGSLFGRMPGDHWQKLANMRAFLAYMWGHPGKQLLFMGQEFGQMSEWSESRSIDWWMLDQPSHAQLRSFVAELNRVYKEQAALWSRDHDGAAFSRLGAPAWNPNVLAFARRDHHGNTIAVVCNFSGVPLTDFPLDLPESGTWTEILNSDAEAFGGSGQGNFGAVQTDGRGSATLTLPPLGVLWLHHRSGS, from the coding sequence ATGACCTCCCTTCCCTCCGAGATCCTGGATGCCGTGGCCCACGGCGCCCACCACGACCCGCACAGCGTGCTCGGCGTGCACGAGACCGGCGAGGGATGGGTCATCCGTTCGCGCCGGCCCCTCGCCCGCGAGGTGGTCGCCGAACTGGCCGACGGCACCTCGGTCGCCCTCGAGCACGTCCGCGGGGGGATCTGGGAAGCGCCCGTCGCGGCCTACCCGGGCGCCTACACGGTGCGCGCGTCGTACGACGGTTCGGAGCACGTCTCCGACGACGGGTACCGCCACGCGCCGTCCGTCGGCGAGCTCGACCTGCACCTGATTGCCGAGGGGCGTCACGAAGAGCTCTGGCGCATCCTCGGTGCACACGTGCGCGAACTCGACGGGTCGACGGGTACCGCCTTCACCGTCTGGGCTCCCGATGCGCGCGCCCTGCGCGTCATCGGGGACTTCAACGGGTGGGACGGCGCCGGCCACGCGATGCGGTCGATGGGCGGCAGCGGCGTCTGGGAACTGTTCGTCCCCGAGATCGGCGTCGGCACGCGGTACAAGTTCGAGATCCTCACCCGCGGCGGCCAGTGGATCGAGAAGGCGGATCCCATGGCGCGACTCGCCGAGGTCCCTCCCGCCACGGCATCCGTGGTCACCGATTCGACCTACGCGTGGGCGGACGATGAGTGGATCGACGAACGCTCGCGCACCGCGCCGATCGACCGCCCGATGTCGATCTACGAACTCCACCTCGGCTCCTGGAAGCAGGGGCTGTCGTACCGCGACGCGGCCGACGAGATCATCGACTACGTCGGTGCGCAGGGCTTCACCCACGTCGAGTTCCTTCCCCTGGCCGAGCACCCCTTCGGCGGCTCGTGGGGGTACCAGGTGTCGGGGTACTACGCCCCGACGAGCCGCTTCGGCTCGCCCGACGACCTGCGCTACCTCATCGACCGTCTGCACCAGGCGGGCATCGGCGTGATCATGGACTGGGTCCCCGGCCATTTCCCCAAAGACGACTTCGCGCTCGCCCGCTTCGACGGCGAGGCCCTGTACGAGCACCCGGACCCCCGTCGCGGCGAGCACAAGGACTGGGGCACGCTCATCTTCGACTACGGCCGCAACGAGGTGCGCAACTTCCTCGTCGCGAACGCGCTGTACTGGTTCGAGGAGTTCCACGTCGACGGTCTGCGAGTGGATGCCGTGGCCTCCATGCTCTACCTCGATTACTCGCGCAACGAGGGCGAGTGGGCGCCGAACCAGTTCGGCGGCCGCGAGAACCTCGAGGCGATCCGGTTCCTACAGGAGGTGAACGCGACCTCCTACAAGCGCTACCCCGGTATCGCCCTGATCGCCGAGGAGTCGACGAGCTTCCCCGGCGTCACGGCGCCCACCTCGCACGCGGGCCTCGGTTTCGGCTTCAAGTGGAACATGGGCTGGATGAACGACTCGCTGCAGTACATCGGGCGCGATCCCATGTACCGCTCGCACCACGAGGGTGAGCTGTCGTTCTCGTTCGTGTACTCGTTCAGCGAGAACTTCGTCCTGCCGATCAGCCACGACGAGGTCGTGCACGGCAAGGGCAGCCTGTTCGGTCGCATGCCGGGCGACCACTGGCAGAAGCTCGCCAACATGCGCGCGTTCCTGGCGTACATGTGGGGGCACCCCGGCAAGCAACTGCTGTTCATGGGCCAGGAGTTCGGGCAGATGTCCGAGTGGTCGGAGTCGCGCAGCATCGACTGGTGGATGCTCGACCAGCCCTCGCACGCGCAACTGCGCTCCTTCGTCGCCGAGCTGAACCGCGTCTACAAGGAGCAGGCGGCCCTGTGGTCGCGTGATCACGACGGCGCGGCGTTCTCGCGCCTCGGCGCCCCGGCCTGGAACCCGAACGTCCTCGCCTTCGCCCGTCGCGATCACCACGGCAACACGATCGCCGTGGTGTGCAACTTCTCGGGCGTTCCGCTGACCGATTTCCCCCTCGACCTGCCCGAATCGGGCACGTGGACCGAGATCCTCAACAGCGACGCCGAGGCCTTCGGCGGCTCGGGGCAGGGCAACTTCGGTGCGGTACAGACGGATGGTCGCGGAAGCGCGACACTGACCCTCCCCCCTCTCGGGGTGCTGTGGCTCCACCACCGTTCGGGGAGCTGA
- a CDS encoding cysteine desulfurase family protein, whose translation MRVYLDHAATTPLRPEAREAWLAAHDVLGNPSSIHGAGQDARRLLEDAREALATVLGCQPIEVVFTSGGTEAANLALKGLWWSRSADVDAIVLPDGEHHATLDAVGWLSSTQDAHVRSVPLDPLGRIDAEAFSAALPGTALATALVASNEVGTIQDAADLAQRALDAGVPLHLDAVSALGQIPLSFSAWRGSGGAPSGLVAMSVSAHKVGGPVGVGAAVVSRHARLTPLVHGGGQQRSLRAGTQDVAGASAFAAALTAAEIERSGEAERLAALRDRLVGGILSSIPSARLLGHPTERLPGNAHVLFPDAAGETLLFLLDMEQIAVSTGSACQAGVAEPSHVVLALGLDERAARSVLRFTLGHTSTDADVDAVLTRLPDAYARAVASGARSDRRS comes from the coding sequence ATGCGGGTGTACCTCGATCACGCGGCGACCACCCCGTTGCGTCCGGAGGCGCGAGAGGCGTGGCTCGCCGCCCACGACGTGCTCGGCAACCCCTCGTCGATCCACGGCGCCGGTCAGGACGCGCGTCGTCTGCTCGAGGACGCCCGCGAGGCCCTCGCGACCGTGCTCGGGTGCCAGCCGATCGAGGTCGTCTTCACATCCGGCGGCACCGAGGCGGCCAACCTCGCACTGAAGGGCCTGTGGTGGTCGCGCTCCGCCGACGTCGACGCGATCGTGCTCCCCGACGGCGAGCACCACGCCACGCTCGATGCGGTGGGGTGGCTGTCCTCGACGCAGGATGCGCACGTGCGCTCGGTACCCCTCGATCCGCTCGGCCGCATCGACGCGGAGGCGTTCTCTGCCGCTCTTCCGGGAACCGCCCTCGCGACGGCGCTCGTGGCGAGCAACGAGGTCGGAACGATCCAGGATGCCGCCGACCTCGCGCAGCGCGCGCTCGACGCCGGGGTGCCCCTGCACCTCGACGCCGTGTCGGCGCTCGGCCAGATCCCGTTGTCGTTCTCGGCCTGGCGGGGCTCGGGGGGCGCGCCCTCGGGCCTCGTGGCGATGTCGGTCTCGGCGCACAAGGTCGGCGGTCCCGTCGGCGTCGGCGCCGCGGTCGTCTCGCGACACGCCCGACTCACACCTCTCGTCCACGGCGGCGGCCAGCAGCGGAGCCTCCGCGCCGGGACGCAGGACGTCGCGGGCGCTTCCGCCTTCGCGGCGGCCCTCACGGCGGCCGAGATCGAGCGCAGCGGCGAGGCGGAGCGGCTCGCCGCGCTGCGCGATCGCCTGGTGGGCGGCATCCTCTCGTCCATCCCTTCCGCCCGGCTGCTCGGGCACCCGACCGAGCGGTTGCCCGGCAACGCGCACGTGCTGTTCCCGGATGCCGCGGGCGAGACGCTCCTGTTCCTGCTCGACATGGAGCAGATCGCCGTGTCGACGGGGTCGGCGTGCCAGGCCGGCGTGGCGGAGCCGTCGCACGTGGTGCTCGCTCTCGGGCTCGACGAGCGCGCGGCGCGATCGGTGCTGAGATTCACCCTCGGACACACCTCCACGGACGCCGACGTCGACGCCGTCCTCACCCGTCTCCCCGACGCCTACGCCCGGGCCGTGGCATCCGGCGCCCGTTCAGACCGACGTTCGTAG
- the glgX gene encoding glycogen debranching protein GlgX codes for MVRPETVLPARPALLRSSLDDLGVRLGPDGGTLRVWSGSADAMQVLVFDDVDLDWATETITMTPVGGGVFEATTPLLRPGARYAIRVGGPHGPGHTFNPQTLLIEPYSRGLVSGSYGDWRSVVVDGSFDWGTSTKPRVPMDRTVIYEGHVKGLTKRHPFIPPALHGTYAGLAHPAMIDHLLCLGVTSVELLPVHAFATEPRLLQLGLSNYWGYNSLNFFTPHAPYATAASRAEGPEAVLREFKGMVKLLHEAGLEVLLDVVYNHTAEEGIGGPRTSLRGIDNKAYYRQTAEGAYIDETGCGNAVNTSTDAAARLILDSLRYWSDEVQIDGFRFDLAVTLGRDDNHSFTPDHPLLTAIREDAALSGTKLIAEPWDVGMGGWQTGNFGEGWLEWNDRYRDRVRNFWLSDIDYARRAATAPVGIGGFATRLAGSSNTFSEDRGPLASVNFVTAHDGFTLRDLVSYDVKHNLGNGEQNRDGADTNRSFNHGAEGRTTDERVLATRRKAMRNLMGTLLLSAGVPMITAGDEMGRTQRGNNNAYCHDSALTWLSWDLAPWQEHLFAHTQRLLRLRRDNPALRPQRFARLGEVIPSASVMEWFDENGETMSSERWNDPAHRTLQYLATSTPEEEDPNRVLLVIHGTEDATDIVLPDLEDAVYVSLWSSADETPSDDEERFAPGDVVPLAGASMRLFRVD; via the coding sequence ATGGTCCGACCCGAGACTGTCCTGCCCGCCCGCCCCGCCCTGCTCCGCTCGTCGCTCGACGACCTGGGCGTGCGGCTCGGCCCCGACGGGGGCACCCTGCGCGTCTGGTCGGGTTCCGCCGACGCGATGCAGGTGCTCGTCTTCGACGACGTCGACCTCGACTGGGCGACCGAGACCATCACCATGACCCCCGTGGGCGGGGGCGTGTTCGAGGCCACCACTCCCCTGCTGCGACCCGGCGCGCGATACGCGATCCGCGTCGGAGGGCCGCACGGTCCCGGTCACACGTTCAACCCGCAGACGCTCCTGATCGAGCCGTACTCGCGGGGGCTCGTCTCGGGCAGCTACGGCGACTGGCGCTCCGTGGTCGTCGACGGCTCTTTCGACTGGGGCACCTCCACCAAGCCCCGCGTGCCGATGGACCGCACGGTCATCTACGAGGGACATGTCAAGGGGCTCACCAAGCGGCATCCCTTCATTCCGCCCGCTCTGCACGGCACGTATGCGGGACTGGCGCACCCGGCGATGATCGATCACCTGCTCTGCCTCGGCGTCACCAGCGTCGAGCTTCTTCCGGTCCACGCCTTCGCCACCGAGCCGCGCCTGCTGCAGCTGGGCCTGTCGAACTACTGGGGCTACAACTCGCTCAACTTCTTCACCCCGCACGCGCCGTACGCCACGGCCGCCAGCCGCGCCGAGGGTCCAGAGGCCGTTTTGCGCGAGTTCAAGGGAATGGTGAAGCTCCTGCACGAGGCCGGCCTCGAGGTGCTGCTCGACGTCGTCTACAACCACACCGCCGAAGAGGGCATCGGGGGTCCGCGCACGAGTCTGCGCGGCATCGACAACAAGGCCTACTACCGCCAGACCGCCGAGGGCGCGTACATCGACGAGACCGGCTGCGGCAACGCGGTGAACACGTCGACGGATGCCGCGGCACGACTCATCCTCGACTCGCTGCGGTACTGGAGCGACGAGGTGCAGATCGACGGCTTCCGCTTCGATCTCGCCGTCACCCTCGGCCGCGACGACAACCACTCCTTCACGCCCGATCACCCGCTTCTGACGGCCATCCGAGAGGATGCCGCGCTGTCGGGCACCAAGCTCATCGCCGAACCGTGGGACGTCGGCATGGGCGGCTGGCAGACCGGCAACTTCGGCGAGGGCTGGCTGGAGTGGAACGACCGCTATCGCGATCGGGTGCGCAATTTCTGGCTGAGCGACATCGACTACGCCCGGCGCGCGGCCACCGCACCGGTCGGAATCGGCGGCTTCGCCACGCGTCTGGCGGGATCCTCGAACACCTTCTCCGAAGACCGCGGGCCCCTCGCGAGCGTCAACTTCGTCACCGCGCACGACGGGTTCACCCTGCGCGACCTCGTCTCGTACGACGTCAAGCACAACCTCGGCAACGGCGAGCAAAATCGCGACGGCGCCGACACCAACCGCTCGTTCAACCACGGCGCCGAAGGCCGCACCACCGACGAGCGCGTGCTCGCCACCCGCCGCAAGGCCATGCGCAATCTCATGGGCACGCTGCTGCTGTCGGCGGGAGTGCCGATGATCACCGCCGGCGACGAGATGGGACGCACGCAGCGCGGCAACAACAACGCCTACTGCCACGATTCCGCGCTCACCTGGCTGTCGTGGGACCTCGCCCCGTGGCAGGAGCACCTGTTCGCGCATACGCAGCGCCTCCTGCGGCTGCGCCGCGACAATCCCGCGCTGCGGCCCCAGCGCTTCGCCCGGCTCGGCGAGGTGATCCCCTCGGCCTCGGTCATGGAGTGGTTCGACGAGAACGGCGAGACGATGTCGAGCGAGCGCTGGAACGACCCGGCGCACCGGACCCTGCAGTACCTCGCGACCTCGACGCCCGAAGAAGAGGACCCGAACCGCGTCCTCCTCGTGATCCACGGCACCGAGGACGCCACCGATATCGTCCTGCCCGATCTCGAGGACGCGGTCTACGTCTCGCTCTGGTCGAGCGCCGACGAGACGCCGTCCGATGACGAGGAGCGCTTCGCGCCCGGAGACGTCGTCCCCCTCGCCGGCGCCTCGATGCGACTGTTCCGCGTCGACTGA
- a CDS encoding carboxymuconolactone decarboxylase family protein, giving the protein MTRIDLSRTNRGGYAAVLALEAYARTHVDKTLYELLKLRASILNGCGFCVDMHATAAAAHGVPARTLHAVAAWQHAGELLDDRQRAVLALTDAVTLVGPESVTDEVWERAAAFFSEKELGSLVVAIATINVWNRIALATGMTPPVDAAHPVA; this is encoded by the coding sequence ATGACCCGTATCGACCTGTCCCGCACCAACCGCGGCGGTTACGCCGCCGTCCTTGCCCTCGAGGCGTACGCGCGCACCCACGTCGACAAGACCCTCTACGAGCTGCTCAAACTGCGGGCGTCGATCCTCAACGGGTGCGGGTTCTGCGTCGACATGCACGCCACCGCGGCGGCGGCGCACGGCGTCCCCGCACGGACGCTCCACGCCGTGGCGGCCTGGCAGCACGCCGGTGAGCTCCTCGACGACCGGCAACGCGCGGTGCTCGCCCTCACCGATGCCGTGACCCTCGTCGGACCGGAGAGTGTGACCGATGAGGTGTGGGAGCGCGCGGCCGCCTTCTTCTCGGAGAAGGAGCTCGGCTCCCTCGTGGTCGCCATCGCGACGATCAACGTGTGGAACCGCATCGCCCTGGCGACCGGGATGACCCCGCCGGTCGATGCCGCCCACCCCGTCGCATGA
- the mnmA gene encoding tRNA 2-thiouridine(34) synthase MnmA produces the protein MRVLAAMSGGVDSAVAAARAVEAGHDVVGVHLALSRAGGTLRAGSRGCCTIEDAMDARRAADKLGMPFYVWDFSERFRDDVIDDFVSEYRAGRTPNPCMRCNEKIKFAALLERALELGFDAVCTGHYATLVDTPEGRELHRASDNAKDQSYVLGVLTAEQLAHTYFPLGSTPSKALVRAEAEERGLSVAQKPDSHDICFIPDGDTRGWLADKVGAERGEILDRTGAVVGTHEGAHAFTVGQRRGLQLGVPAADGKPRFVLEVRPINNTVVVGPKEALACSEIAGERFTWAGRAPAGERFDCDVQIRAHADPVPAVAEFVDGVLTVRPETPFDGVAPGQTAVLYDGTRVLGQFTIDRTVSAVPVEA, from the coding sequence ATGCGAGTTCTTGCGGCGATGAGCGGTGGAGTCGACTCCGCGGTGGCTGCGGCCCGCGCGGTCGAGGCGGGTCACGACGTGGTCGGCGTGCACCTGGCGCTCTCGCGCGCCGGGGGAACCCTCCGGGCCGGCAGCCGCGGCTGCTGCACGATCGAAGACGCGATGGACGCCCGCCGTGCCGCCGACAAGCTCGGCATGCCGTTCTACGTCTGGGACTTCTCGGAGCGCTTCCGCGACGACGTGATCGACGACTTCGTCTCGGAGTACCGCGCCGGGCGCACGCCCAACCCCTGCATGCGCTGCAACGAGAAGATCAAGTTCGCGGCCCTTCTCGAGCGGGCCCTCGAACTCGGCTTCGACGCCGTCTGCACCGGCCACTACGCCACGCTCGTCGACACGCCCGAGGGGCGCGAGCTGCACCGCGCCTCCGACAACGCGAAGGACCAGTCGTACGTGCTGGGTGTGCTCACCGCCGAGCAGCTCGCGCACACCTACTTCCCGCTCGGGTCCACCCCGTCGAAGGCGCTCGTGCGCGCCGAGGCCGAGGAGCGCGGACTCTCGGTCGCGCAGAAGCCCGACAGCCACGACATCTGCTTCATCCCCGACGGCGACACGCGCGGCTGGCTCGCCGACAAGGTGGGCGCCGAGCGCGGCGAGATCCTCGACCGCACCGGAGCCGTGGTCGGCACGCACGAAGGCGCGCACGCCTTCACTGTCGGGCAGCGCCGCGGCCTGCAGCTGGGTGTTCCCGCGGCCGACGGCAAGCCCCGCTTCGTGCTCGAAGTGCGTCCCATCAACAACACGGTGGTCGTCGGGCCCAAAGAGGCGCTCGCGTGCTCCGAGATCGCGGGGGAGCGCTTCACCTGGGCCGGACGCGCACCCGCGGGCGAGCGCTTCGACTGCGACGTGCAGATTCGCGCGCACGCGGACCCTGTGCCCGCCGTCGCCGAGTTCGTCGACGGCGTGCTGACGGTGCGTCCCGAGACGCCTTTCGACGGGGTCGCCCCCGGGCAGACCGCTGTGCTCTACGACGGCACGCGTGTGCTCGGACAGTTCACGATCGACCGGACGGTGTCGGCGGTCCCGGTCGAGGCCTGA
- a CDS encoding sigma-70 family RNA polymerase sigma factor — protein MASLAWSTERDRLVGIAYRMLGDFGAAEDVVSDVALEALRAESDGDEVRSWAAWLTTVCVRRSIDQLRRVQAAREDYPGPWLPEPVATERLPDDVVAGREMLSLAVLHLAEQLEPAARAAVVLHRAFAMTSVEIAGILDRSPASVRQLISRGERRLQLRAEPPSSGADLGAVRALVAAIETGDVAGVAGILTDDAILWADGGGRVKSALNPIFGAERIVRFFAGILEKAAAVGAVISAREVDVNGEIGLSLTVGAVTDVISLEMRGGLVAGVRRISNPDKLSRAS, from the coding sequence ATGGCCAGCCTCGCGTGGAGCACGGAGCGGGACCGACTCGTGGGGATCGCTTATCGGATGCTCGGAGACTTCGGCGCCGCGGAAGACGTCGTCTCGGACGTCGCCCTCGAAGCACTGCGGGCGGAGAGCGACGGCGATGAGGTGCGCTCGTGGGCGGCCTGGCTGACGACGGTCTGCGTCAGACGATCCATCGACCAGTTGCGTCGAGTGCAGGCCGCTCGCGAGGATTATCCGGGGCCGTGGTTGCCGGAGCCGGTCGCCACCGAGCGTCTGCCCGACGACGTGGTGGCGGGCCGCGAGATGCTGTCGCTGGCGGTCCTGCACCTCGCGGAGCAGCTGGAACCCGCGGCTCGTGCCGCGGTGGTGTTGCATCGGGCGTTCGCGATGACGTCCGTCGAGATCGCGGGAATCCTCGATCGCTCACCCGCGTCGGTGCGTCAGCTGATCTCGCGGGGAGAGAGGAGGCTCCAGCTGCGCGCCGAGCCGCCGTCGTCAGGCGCCGACCTCGGGGCTGTCCGCGCTCTCGTCGCCGCGATCGAGACCGGAGACGTCGCGGGCGTGGCGGGCATCCTCACCGATGACGCGATCCTCTGGGCGGACGGAGGCGGGCGGGTCAAGAGCGCGCTCAACCCCATCTTCGGCGCCGAGAGGATCGTCCGCTTCTTCGCCGGAATCCTCGAGAAGGCGGCCGCAGTCGGAGCCGTGATCTCGGCGCGGGAGGTGGACGTCAACGGCGAGATCGGGCTCTCGCTCACGGTGGGCGCCGTCACGGACGTCATCTCGCTGGAGATGAGGGGTGGGCTCGTCGCCGGCGTCCGACGGATATCGAACCCCGACAAGCTCTCGAGGGCGTCGTGA
- a CDS encoding alpha-1,4-glucan--maltose-1-phosphate maltosyltransferase — MALPRPSVPGGRFRPSAYVGEAVPFTVTAFREGHDRIGVQVRLFSPSGDESLHRLSPLNDGFDRWSTLVAPLEQGVWRFRFESFADDFATWEHAAEVKIAAGVDVALMREMGAQLFDRARGEKKRPGTDKDRLYDAARALRDPDVHDDTALQIVRDPEIAALFEARPMMGLVSVGRDAELLVERERAGAGAWYEFFPRSEGARRAEDGSIVSGTFRTAAERLPAVAGMGFDVLYLPPIHPIGQTNRKGPNNTLVTEPGDPGSPWAIGGAAGGHDTVHPDLGTLEDFRAFVRTARENDIEVALDLALQASPDHPWVAEHPEWFTTLPDGSIAFAENPPKKYQDIYPVNFDNDPEGIRAEVLRIVRHWIAQGVTIFRVDNPHTKPLQFWEWLIATVSAEEPDAVFLAEAFTRPAPLQGLAMAGFQQSYTYFTWRNTKDELEEFLTGLAHETDDFLRPNLFVNTPDILTEYLQFGGRPAYKIRAAIAATAAPTYGVYAGYELYENVARPGSEENIDNEKYEYKFRDWAAAEAAGDSLAPYLRMLNGARRAHPALGQLRNLSVHWSDDDSILVYSKHLDAALSPDGRSDTIIVVANVDPHSARETTVHLDTTVFGIEPGATYEVEDLVTGQVWTWADHNFVRLDAFVEPVHILHVKENR, encoded by the coding sequence ATGGCGCTCCCGCGCCCGAGCGTGCCCGGCGGCAGGTTTCGCCCCTCCGCGTACGTCGGTGAGGCCGTGCCGTTCACGGTGACGGCGTTCCGCGAGGGCCACGACCGCATCGGCGTGCAGGTGCGCCTGTTCTCGCCGTCCGGCGACGAATCGCTGCACCGCCTGAGTCCTCTCAACGACGGCTTCGATCGCTGGTCGACGCTCGTCGCTCCGCTCGAGCAGGGCGTCTGGCGGTTCCGTTTCGAATCCTTCGCCGACGACTTCGCGACCTGGGAGCACGCCGCCGAGGTCAAGATCGCGGCGGGCGTCGACGTCGCCCTCATGCGAGAGATGGGCGCGCAGCTCTTCGATCGCGCGCGTGGCGAGAAGAAGCGGCCCGGGACCGACAAGGACCGCCTGTACGACGCCGCCCGCGCCCTGCGCGATCCCGACGTGCACGACGACACCGCGCTCCAGATCGTCCGCGACCCCGAGATCGCGGCGCTGTTCGAGGCCCGCCCCATGATGGGCCTGGTCTCGGTCGGGCGGGATGCCGAGCTGCTCGTCGAACGAGAGCGCGCCGGCGCCGGCGCCTGGTACGAGTTCTTCCCCCGGTCCGAAGGGGCACGACGAGCGGAGGACGGCTCGATCGTCAGCGGCACGTTCCGCACCGCCGCAGAGCGGCTCCCGGCCGTCGCCGGAATGGGCTTCGACGTGCTGTATCTGCCGCCGATCCACCCCATCGGCCAGACCAATCGCAAGGGGCCGAACAACACCCTCGTCACCGAGCCCGGAGACCCGGGCTCGCCGTGGGCCATCGGCGGCGCGGCGGGCGGGCACGACACCGTCCACCCCGACCTCGGCACTCTCGAGGACTTCCGCGCCTTCGTGCGCACCGCGAGAGAGAACGACATCGAGGTGGCACTCGACCTCGCGCTGCAGGCCTCGCCCGACCACCCGTGGGTCGCCGAGCACCCGGAGTGGTTCACCACCCTCCCCGACGGCTCGATCGCCTTCGCCGAGAACCCCCCGAAGAAGTACCAGGACATCTACCCGGTCAACTTCGACAACGACCCCGAGGGCATCCGCGCCGAGGTGCTGCGCATCGTCCGCCACTGGATCGCGCAGGGGGTCACGATCTTCCGCGTCGACAACCCGCACACCAAGCCCCTGCAGTTCTGGGAGTGGCTCATCGCGACCGTCAGCGCCGAGGAGCCCGACGCGGTGTTCCTGGCCGAGGCCTTCACGCGCCCCGCGCCGCTGCAGGGCCTTGCCATGGCGGGGTTCCAGCAGAGCTACACCTACTTCACGTGGCGCAACACGAAAGACGAGCTCGAGGAATTCCTCACCGGTCTCGCCCACGAGACCGACGACTTCCTCCGCCCCAACCTCTTCGTCAACACCCCTGACATCCTCACCGAGTACCTCCAGTTCGGCGGGCGACCGGCGTACAAGATCCGCGCCGCCATCGCGGCGACCGCAGCTCCCACCTACGGCGTCTACGCGGGATACGAGCTGTACGAGAACGTCGCGCGTCCGGGGTCCGAAGAGAACATCGACAACGAGAAGTACGAGTACAAGTTCCGCGACTGGGCCGCCGCCGAAGCCGCGGGCGACTCGCTCGCGCCGTACCTGCGCATGCTGAACGGCGCGCGGCGCGCGCATCCGGCGCTCGGGCAGTTGCGCAACCTCAGCGTGCACTGGAGCGACGACGACAGCATCCTCGTGTACTCCAAGCACCTCGACGCCGCCCTCTCGCCCGATGGTCGCAGCGACACGATCATCGTGGTCGCGAATGTCGACCCGCACTCGGCCCGTGAAACGACCGTCCACCTCGACACCACGGTCTTCGGCATCGAACCCGGCGCCACGTACGAGGTCGAGGATCTCGTCACCGGACAGGTCTGGACCTGGGCCGACCACAACTTCGTGCGCCTCGACGCCTTCGTCGAGCCGGTACACATCCTGCACGTCAAGGAGAACCGATGA